The Mytilus edulis chromosome 5, xbMytEdul2.2, whole genome shotgun sequence genomic interval TGACAAAAGACGGAAATGTTCCAATTATCTCAACTACATGCAATCTTGTCCTCTTTTCCCCGAATGTGACTTATCGAATTAGACTACTAGTATCATGCTTTCATGTTTTGCACTCATTAAATAACCTACCAAGCAATACAACTTCCTGATAACGCAAGTATTTATATCTTGAAGAGCGAGAACCAGAAGAGTATCAATTACATTTGGACGTCACTCGGAAATGAGGTTTTTAATAATTCTCTTCATTGTTGTTTTTTGCAGGGCAGAAGTAGACGAAGATGTTCTGAAAAGGCTTAACAAGATGGAAACCGAGATTAATAAACTGACGACTGAGATGAAAAAACTGGAGAACGAAAACATGATTTTTAAAGCTGAAAACAAGAACCTAAAAGAAGTTAACCAGAATATGCTGAGAAAAATGAACAAGTTAGAGGATTTTATGTTTTCAATTCTTAACGATACTACCCATAGCAAGCGGGTTACAACTATAAATCGTATGTATTTACTTATTTGCAACATGATTGgtaatttttcctttgatcttctaGTTAGTTAACTGCAGTTAATTTTAAAGGAATGATTTTTGGCTTGGATACCTATTTTGTCGTGTCAAAATTTACAATAGTCTAAAAATATATTACTTaatgtttagtattttttttcatatcattaaGGTCTTTTCCCGTATATTGATCATGAATCAAACAATTGTCCCTGGACCTTACACGCATTCAACACACGACCATTGCAATCAATAAACCGATCTTTCCCTAAATTTTAGTAATGAACGGAGATTTTTCAATACCTTCATAATTGGTATTAGGAAATGCGTAAAATTTGCAGTATGTTTTAAGAAATCGTTGCATAACTTTTCATTAatggaaaaaattaaaatagatttATATCCAATCTATGCAATtgagatatataaatatttatataaaagaagatgtggtatgattgccaatgagataactctccacaagagaccaaaatgacacagaaacagcaactataggtcaccgtacggcctcaaCAATGACGggttcaacaatgggcaaagccaacaccgcatagtcagctataaaaggcaccaaaatgacaatgtaaaacaattcaaatgagaaaattaatGGCCTGATATAGTTAAAATCAGTGTTCTAATTTTCAATCTTTTGTAATTGGTGTTGGTTTTGTTAacctttaaaataaattgttaacATTCGATATTTCTTAACCAACAATCCATACACAATttacatatgaaaataaattggTATACTTAAAAAGTAATACAAATACACAGAACAAAAAAACTGCTGCtacgagaaaaaaaatgaaacaagcTCAATTCCGGATGCAAGAAATAGTGGATTCGGAAACGAAAATCAACTTTAGGCAAACGTAAAAATTCGAGTCTAAGATattcaaaacaaattaacaaagttTCTTTAACTTTCATAATTTGAACCGGTAGGTGAAACAAGTTCAAAGGGAAATTTGTGATAATTCTTTTTTCAGTtactttggaaaataaaattaaaacaaggaCAAAAACATTGTCGATCTGATTAATGAGAAGTTCAATTAACAAGATCATGTGGTATACATAGAAAACCATGATTTCTTACCAAATGTACATACACCCTTTTCCAACACTCAAACAATCGTTGAATATTGTATCCAGtatataaacaacaacaaaaaatctgtCTTTCCTTATCATTTGCAATAAAATGTTGTGCATGCTAACAGTTTCTTATTATTTGACATTGGATTCAGCAATATGGAATCTCAATTGTTTATAGTCCGAGGGTAtcatcatatcagtagtcaataCTGACAGGGTTCataacaaaattttcaaaatttttaggtttgtaaattatgaaattataaagaaactcaggtttcaactccctcaggcaaagctAGCCTTATAAGGATTAGGCTTACACTTTAAGTTGTTTTTGATTAAACAGTCCTTCAACTGTTCATTTTTGTACATCCctggcttttaaatatttgactttgagcgttcctgaggATTTTTCTGAGGATTTAATCTAGAAAGGCGCATCGTACGCATTAAATTtatacgtgttgttttcatttttacagCAAGAAATGTGGCTTTCCATGCAAATATGGTAGGACGTAAAAGTTTACATGATAATGAAGTGCTGCATTTTGATCGAGTCAACACCAACCTAGGGAATTCATATGATGAACACTTAGGGGTATTTCAATCCCCTACTCCGGGTTACTAcgtattttttgtacattttcttaCATATGTACCAAACACTTTAGAGGCACAAATAGTGAGAAatggacatataattcaaaatGTCTATGCAGGGAATAGGGGTTCTGCAGGCGCTAAATATGCACCAGGTTCCAACTTAGTTATCATTCAGTTGAATCAAGGAGATAGAGTATGGATTAAAGTTCACGACCAGTACCACGGCATTGTCGACGTTCTTGATGGTCCATGGTGTACATTTGCTGGATATCTACTATATCCTGGAATATAAACACAAACAAGAGATATCGTACACAATGttcttacaaataaaataaagaaaaaaaagatatgataacTCGTGAAATagccaaaatatgtaaattaaGCGTTATCCTTCAACCATGATCACACATTtctttttcttgaaaaaataattttaacattttacattcATTGTTTATCGCCTCCAAGTTAATTGACTTTTGGAAGTTTCGGACTGTTATGGTTTTGATGTTTTCAAGTGAATAGTTTGCAATGATGACAAAccttgttttgtgtactattgtttgtcagtttatctttttcatttttatccatggcgttgtcagttttttccCGACTTATGAGTTGGAAtatacctctggtatctttcgtccctcgtaTTTTAATACAGAATTGGAAAACAGTAATGTACATTTATGAAACAGTATTCTCATAAACAACATTGCCAACAAAACATAACATTTGGTttgtgttatttattctttagttttctatgttgtatcatgtgtgctgttgtttttttttgtctttttcacatttagccatggcgttgtcagtttgctttagatttatgagtttgactgttccttttgtatctttcgtccctcttttaatattaAAGCTGTTTTTGGAGGGTGTCACACTCTTTACTCGTTCAAAACTGTGATGGTTTCTTCATTACCTGATGAACGATAAATTTTATGCCCTATTATAAATTCCCTGTTCTTCCAGTGGCAGTACACATTATCCGCCTTTTCAATCCCGACCTTCTCCGCAGCACTAGTTAGAGTTAACTGACAAAAGACGGAAATGTGCCAATTATCCAAACTATAATCCTGTCTTCTTTTCCCGAAACGTGACCTTCTGAATAAGACTGATCACCGGGTTTGaacttatttgtaattcttaTCCTGCTGATCGTTATAGAGTTTTGTTCACCTGATTCAGTATCTTCAAAACCGCTatgaatagagaaaatctgacagtaAAGGGACAGAAATATTAAGAATGTTTGGATCTGCTTACAGACATTCAATGCCAAAAAGGCGATTTTTTTATTGGAGTCATTGCCCTTAATTGATGAAATTTACCGATTCGTTTTATTTTTGCCTTGTATCTCGAAACTTTATGATAGATACAGAGAAACTGACAAATAGCAACGATTATCAACAAGATATAAGCTCTACAAACAAGTAAACATTGCTGAAGGACGCTTACGGTTGCGGGAGttcctcgctacattgaagacccattggtggccttcggctattgtctgctctatggtcggatgttgtcgctttggcacattccctatttcctttctcaattcgccgtttcagaatcaatgcatcctgggtaatattttcaaaagtgtacaccaaaacgtcctgattggttaaaaatgtcaataagaatataaacaatgaaaatttaaccaatgacgtggccttattttcattttggggtacgaacaatgaaattacccatgattctttagattctgaaacggctaatTGTATTGCCTAAATTGGGCGACGCCTTCTTATTTTAGTTTTTTACCTTTAAGGGCGAATTTCAGTAATGCGTGTTTGCTTATCATCTTGGGAACTATAATAGAtagatatacattttaattaactGATCTGAAAGaccagatctacaaataagccagCATAGACAAATTCTACAGACAACTCCTTTTTGGAGTTTTTGGCATAGAATGAGCAACTTTTACGTTTTCCCTATTACATTGAAAACTATTTGAGATAGATTGACGCTTTGAAtgacaaaaagattaaaaaaaacgtaatttACAAATGAGTCAAAGATTGATGAATACATAAGACTTATTCACTTTTACTGGaatagcaaaattttgcaaaagtgttattaaaaccttttttttatatacatgtgcTTTATCATGTTACTATAACTTGTACTTCCTGTCAAACCAGTATTCATTATATACTCTTTTATTGTACCTTTTATTGGTTACCATGTTGTgttaatgtaaatatgttcaaacttttattgtttgttaaaatgctgtactaatagttatcaaaggtaccaggattataatttagtacgcaaaacgcgcgtttcgtctacataagattcatcagtgacgctcagatcacaatagttagaaagccaaacaagtacaaagttaaaagcattgaggacccgaaattccaaatagttgtgccaaatacggctaagataatctattcctgggataagaaaattcttagtttttctaaaaattcaaagttttgtaacaggaaatttataaaaatgaccaaaccatttatattcatgtcaacaccgaagtgctgactactgag includes:
- the LOC139523997 gene encoding complement C1q-like protein 2, with the protein product MRFLIILFIVVFCRAEVDEDVLKRLNKMETEINKLTTEMKKLENENMIFKAENKNLKEVNQNMLRKMNKLEDFMFSILNDTTHSKRVTTINPRNVAFHANMVGRKSLHDNEVLHFDRVNTNLGNSYDEHLGVFQSPTPGYYVFFVHFLTYVPNTLEAQIVRNGHIIQNVYAGNRGSAGAKYAPGSNLVIIQLNQGDRVWIKVHDQYHGIVDVLDGPWCTFAGYLLYPGI